Part of the Flagellimonas eckloniae genome, ATTGTCCCGGATAAAAGGTTGGAACTTAAATCCAGTTCAGTAACAACATCATTGACCACGGTCACCCCATACCAAGTACTTACTACTGAAGAGGTGTTCCAATTGGTATTATTGGCCCAGCTAGCACCATTGGTGCTGTTATAAAGGTCTATAAGTGCCTGGCGTTCCGCTGATGACACATCTTGGGCATGGGTCACATTGAGGACCATATGAGCTGCAAGGCCTATGAGTAGAAATTTTAATTTTCCCATTGGATTAGTTTTTTGGTTAATTGGTTTCGTCTGCACTGTATTTGTAGGTATAACTATATTCTTGGCCCTTTTTAAAGCCTCCACTTCCAGCTCCACTATAATCCACAACTTCATTCCGGGTCTCTTGTAACCTGCCTGCCGTATCATACACGTATTCAATGCCCAAATTATTGGCTCCAAGCATGTGGCTTAGTTCGCCCAAGTCGTTGTACACATAGCAACTCATTGCGGATGCAACAGGATGCAGCCTAAAATCGTCGACATGGACTGCATTGCCCGATTGATTGGTCAGTTGCACGGCAGTGGCCATGGTGGCATCAAAATAAAAACTGAGTTGTGTCCATTGCCCGGCCCGCACCACCTCATTGGCCATATAATTGACCGAGGCACCACCAACCTGTAAGTTCAAGGCTGGAGGACTATCGGCAAGCACCCATACAGATGCCTTAAACCGTTCTTGCGTCTCAGGCACCAGATTGAGCACAAAACTATTTCCTCCAGAAGCTATATTTACAGAACTTGTCCCCGTGTGGGCTTGGGAATTGTCAACAGTCCCGGTGCCCAGGGTAACCCCTCCGCCCAAATCGGTTCCAATGCTTTCCTCTGCTCCAGAGAAGAAGAGTTCGTTATAAGCCGCATTCCCTGCTGCAACAAATCGGTGGCCGTCTGCCCCTGTTTTGCTGGAAACGTAGTTGCCATTAAGATCTCTACTTTCCAAAGGCATGGAATAGTGGTTATATCTTGTAGTTTCGGAAATATGTAACCATTCGGAGTTTGTCTGGGACTGCCCATATCCCCATTGAAAATCTGCGGTGGTTACCTCACGCCCGTAGGTACCATTGACGTCCACTGCACCACGCCATGCCCAGCTACCCAATTTACGCCAGATACCGTCATTCGTAGTTGTTGTTTCATCTTCATACATGGTCTCGTCATGCCATGTGCTGGTACTGGCCTGTGTTGTTTGCCATTGTCCATTTACCTGTACATCGGTCAGCATCATGGCCTCCTGGGTAAGCATATTGGTATTATTAGGGTCCTCTGCCTTAGGCCCCATGGTTGGATAGACTTCATAGGCCGGAATACGCCGTTGCCGTTCATAAGTGCCATCTGCCCGTAACGTTTCGGAATTGCGGTAGCTTCCTAAAATGGGGTCTACATCCGTGTAGGTGACCGTACTGGTATGCCCATTGGCAGTATTGCTTATCGAAACCTGAGCATTGTTGTACTCACTGCGTGTGGAAACACTCAATAAACGGTTTGTCAAACTAGCACCATTACCATCACTATCCGTCCTAAATACCGATTTTAGACTATTAAAGGACTCTTGCACGTGTCCTTGTCCTTGTGCCGTCAATTGGGTTCCGTTGGTATAGGTGTAGTCTACTGAGGATAAGATATGCCCTAAAGCATTGTACTGTTTTATTCCTTTGTAGGAACCTAAAATACCCGTGTTTAGGTGTACCCCTATTTTTTTGGCTTGGGTAGTACCCTGTTCTTCGGCGGTGACCTCTGTCCAAAAAATAGGGTCTTCGGTAGGGCCACGCTCTTCGTTTTCCAACATCAGGTTCTCACTAAAGATGTTGAAAGCAGGTTTAAGGGTATGGAAATTATACTCGGTATAATCCAATATATTGTCGTTACCATCCTTGCGATATAGGGTTACATATTCATACTGCACCCCAGGGTTGGGCAACTCTGATTGGTAGGGCACAAACTGTAGCCCATCTACTGGAGCAAAAGAGGTAATACCAGATGACCGACCTGCTTTTTCATGATCGGGCGGAAAAGTATAGTCATATTCCAATACCCCCACAGAACCGGTATCCGTGGTAGTGGTTACCTTGGTAACCTTAAGGCCGCCACCTACTTCGTCTTCTGGGATTTTATTGGCAAGGAGTTTATAATTAATGGAATGCGCAGATTGTTGACTGCCAATATCTACACATTGCCCGCGGACACCTGCTTGAAATCTCGGTGATCCTTCCCCATCCTTTCTTCCATAATAATAAAGATTGGATAAGTTTGTGCTAATTGGTGAAGCATCAACATCTCCAAAATTTTGTATAAAATACCAGTTAGGGTTTACTGCGATTCCTACAGATAAAACCATTGTGTTGTCAGTAAGTATATTTTCAACAACCATTGGTGTCATAATATCGTCAACGCAAGAGAAATTGCTAATATCTTCGGGCACATCATTGATGTCTCCTGGTATATTAACCCAATTTTGTTCATCAGAGCCTATTAGTTTATCTCGTCTTTTGCACATCCAAAGATCTAAATACACTTGATCCCCGATTTCAAAATATTTGTTGAAGTCAGTAACTAAGTCATTATCGATACCAGAAAGGTTTTGTACATATATCTTATAATCCCTATAACCGTTAAAAGTCCCGCCACACCCCCATGTCTGATTGGGATCATAATAAACAGAGAATCTTAGGTTTTCTTCCCAATATCTTCTGGAAAACGCCTCTATCCAATAATCGTCCTCTTCGTATTCAATGTCAATGGAAGCTCCTGTGGGCATCTGTATGCTCTTTAGGCTCCAACGGTCCTCATCATCATGGATATAGCCCCAGTCATCCACAAGGTCCTTTCTTGCTGAATAATACGCCGCTCTATAAGTAGGTGTGTCATCTGCCGCATTGTAAAGGTCGTCCCCCATCAATAATTTCCTTAACTCCTCAAAAGAAACGTTCTCCGCATCTCTATCGTAATAATCAAAGCGGTAGGGTGGCATATATTTCGTTCCCTGGCGTCCCCTAAACTCTACAGATTCCAACGTAAGTTTTCCCTTGTTCGGGTTCACTGGAGTAACCCATGAATTGGGGGAATTCTTAGCCAGGTCATAACTGTGGTTAAACCGTACCTCTTTTAAAATATCGTTCTGTATTCCAGATACAGCAACATCTTGTACATCTAAAATATTATCTTCCTGATGCAGCGTATAGGTATACCCATCGCCGTAGTGATTTCTGAAATCTTCGGATTGCCAATTAATCAGCACCTGATCATTCTTTGTATAATCGCTAAAACCACTGCCCAATCCTGAACCCAAATCTGGAGTGAGGCCGTCAGCGTTTTCATTGCGGACCAATAAAATTTTATCCAAGCGCAGTGTATATTCTGTATCGTAGTTAACCCCTGTTTCCCTTACATCAACATCTATCCCCATGGATTGATTGAGCCAACCCTGAGTTCCTGAAGTACCTATCTCCTCGTTTCCACCATTTTCAAAATAAAAATCCATGGCCTTTCCAACAGCATCACTCCGTATATCCTTTACAAAGAAGGCTGTATGTTCACGGGAAACAATTTTATTCAGATAGTATAACTCCTTGCGCCCAAACGAGAAGTAACCGAAATCCTCCTCATCTATTTCTCGTCTGATATTCGTGGTATAGTTACGTGCCTCATCCTCATAGGGTTGTCGCCAAGTGTAGCCATCGGACCATTTGCCATGGTCCAACCGAACCCAATAGCCATAATCATTTGGTCCTACCTTTCCATCGTTATCCACATCCACATAATCTGGTCCGGTTACCGCTGTCAACAACCAATGGGTGGCATAACGGGTATATTGGCGACTTTCTGAGACATCTGAAGCATTGTGAGGATCTTGATTGGCCGTTTTTAATAATGTTCTCTTTACTTTTTCAAATTGATAGACTGGTAAGGTAAAGTGATAGGTCTTGCCATCTGGGGAAGTAATACGATAGGCACCAATACCGTTTGGATCTACATAATTACTATCGTGCCTAACCGAAAACGGTAGCGCCTCCGGTTCTGTAACTCCGTACTGCCCTGGATAAATCTGGTCAGCCAATTCTTGATTGGTGAATACCTCTACGTATGACGGAGTAGTTGCCCTTCTATCAGGATTGGTGAGAAAGGTTCCGGTATCAGCAGGGTTATCGACCATATCGAACAACTCATCGCCGCTCAATACCACGTTACTGGGGGTTATTTTCTCCGCATTGGAAAACGTCCCATCAAAATATAGCTGCATTTGACGATTGCCTGAGCCGAAATAGCGATTTGAGCTTAATCCCGTATTATGATAAAAGACATGTTTTTTGCTATTGGCAACCTCGGAATCATTACCATCATATCCCCTATTAAAAAGTGTTACATTGTCTAATAAACGTGGTCTGAGACGACCGCCAATACCATTGGCCTGCACATCAAACATATCATAACCGGCAAAGGTGAAATTCAATTTTTCGCGGTCTGCTAGATAGTCCGTTATAAATTCCTCTTCCTGTTGCGGTAGCTCTTGCTCATATACATCCATATACGCATAGCGGTTCTGGTAATCCAAGTAGTTGCCATCTGGAAAGTTGAGGGGATTCACGCTTGCAGCCTCTGCTGAATACAATGATCCATATGCCGTATCCTTATATCCCTTACGCAAAGTGTAAGTTACTTTACGTTTTCCGAATTTTATATAAATAGGGAGGACAATTAGAGGAATTCGTGCCCCAAGGCTTTTTGTTGAAATATCATAATCCCCAGATGAAAAACTGCCCATAGATAGGCCTCCACCACCAAAACCTCCTCTTCCATTTTGATATTCCTTTCCACCGCCAGCACCAATTGAAAACATTCCCTTGGTATTATACCCAATACCCATAGTTGACATACCCGTTTTGGAATTGCCATCCGAAACAGAAGCACCAACCCCAGCAATTACCCCTCCACTTGAGGAATAGCCCACATTAGCCCCAATGTTTACAGAGGAGCCTTTTATTTGTACTCCTGCATAGGCTCCAATATAGTATTGTCCAGCAGTATTGGCACTAGCATTAATCCCCAAACCTGTTTGTGTTTGATCCAAATTAAATGTGCTCCCTAATCCAATACCAGCTTCTACCATACCCACAAGCCCCTGGTTACCGCCCCATGAGATCCCTACCCCTGCATAGCCCAATTCCGGTATTGAAGCACCCACTCCAAGTTCATAGGTTGTCTCGGCATTTTGATATGAGATAAAGTTAATGGAGGTACCGGCCTTCCAATCATCTGGCACGGCAATTTGTTGCCTGTTAATGGCCCCAGTATTCAAATACCATCCTAAGCCTGCCCATGAGGCATCCAACGTTGCAGGCACCCCTGCGTGGTACGCCATAGATATAGGAAAACCATCCACTTCCATCAAGGGAAGGGTATAGGCTAGATTCCCCGTATTCAAATTTACCATATCGGTGGCATCAATGGGTTCAAAACCTGCGACATCAGGTGAGTTTGGCCCATTATTAGATGCAAATAGAAGATTTACAGGTAAAAGACCTGTTAAAAAATTTAGTGTTAAAAACACCGCCATGACCTTATGTGAAAACTTGGTTTTCTCCATACTAGTTTTTTTATGGTTAGAGGATATTGTATTCATAGTTAAAGGATTTCATCAAAATTTAGTTGTGGCTCTATGAGGAATGGTTTTGTATGTATCTTAAATCCTACCTCACCAGTGGCAAAACCAAAATCCTGCACACTGAAAAAAAAGTAGTCCTGTTCCAATAGTTTTTTTTCTTTTGGATATACCAACAGCATATTGGTGCTTTTGTCCGTTCCATACATTCTGGGATATACATAATCTATCATGGGTATGGTATCTCTCTTTTGACTGATTAGATGTACTTTATCTCCCATCCCAAATACCAGCTGGTTGACCATGACCCCAAACTCATTCCTATTCCTCGCCGTGGCATTCAACAATTCCTGATTATTGGCACTCATACTCAAATTAAAGTAGAGGTAGTTACTGTACTCTTTTCGTAGGCTATCCACTTTTTCGTTGGAAAAACCTTCGGTGAGTTCCTGTTTCACCAACAAGTCGGTAGGCCTATAAGTAAGAGCGTAAGAAATATTTCCAATGACCTTTTCATGGTGATACCCATTTGCCTCCGTTTTAAGATAGGCGAACAGCTCTTTTTCTGAGTCGAAGGTTTTGGGTTTGCACGATACCCCCAATACCAATACAAACACAGGGGAGAGTATTTGCATTCGTAGCTTGGGCAGCCAAGAAAGTCCCCTTCTATTGAGTTTACTTGCCATTATAATCTGTATTTAGCCCTTCTAAAATGGTTTCGGTTAAATCTGAAGCATCTACAGCATACATGATGTTACCATTGCCTCCCGCTCCAAAAATTATTGGGTAGCCATTTTCCTTTCCATATTCCTTTACATAGGCATTGATATCATTTATGACCGTCTGGGTCATTTTTTGATCTTCTTCCTGTATCTGCTTCTGTATGGCCTGTTGGTAATTGTTGATTTGTTGTTGTTTGCCCTGCAGCAATTCTTGTTTGAGCTCCAACTCTTTTTTGGTCATTGAGCTTCGTTCTTTTTCATAGTCCTTCAGTTCATTTTGCCAATTCACCA contains:
- a CDS encoding OmpH family outer membrane protein codes for the protein MNKLALPISIIALLASIATFFISQSKSDLVYVDINKLVEGYDRTAKEREAFNKKTATLKANVDSLMVNWQNELKDYEKERSSMTKKELELKQELLQGKQQQINNYQQAIQKQIQEEDQKMTQTVINDINAYVKEYGKENGYPIIFGAGGNGNIMYAVDASDLTETILEGLNTDYNGK